A single Ziziphus jujuba cultivar Dongzao chromosome 11, ASM3175591v1 DNA region contains:
- the LOC107431918 gene encoding lachrymatory-factor synthase encodes MENSQQQQKPKWEGRTTAEVVGFKAEQVWPLLEDFCGLHKWFPTLTTCLPVEGICGQPGCVRFCAGFNTPVNCDGDKVRVNWTKQKLLAIDRTKLTFTYSIVDGNVGFNSYISTVKVITKGEDGCSLEWSYEVEPVEGWTLKDLDFFIGTGLQVMATRMEEALKDYCKITQQ; translated from the coding sequence atggaaaattctCAGCAACAACAAAAGCCAAAATGGGAAGGCAGAACAACCGCAGAAGTAGTAGGATTCAAAGCAGAACAAGTTTGGCCACTTCTAGAAGATTTCTGTGGCCTTCACAAATGGTTTCCAACTCTCACAACCTGTCTACCTGTGGAAGGCATTTGTGGGCAACCTGGTTGTGTACGTTTCTGTGCTGGTTTCAACACTCCAGTGAATTGTGATGGAGACAAAGTGAGAGTGAATTGGACTAAGCAGAAACTTTTGGCCATTGACAGGACCAAGCTCACCTTCACTTATTCAATTGTAGATGGGAATGTCGGATTCAATTCGTATATTTCGACGGTTAAAGTGATAACAAAAGGGGAAGATGGATGCAGCCTAGAATGGAGCTATGAAGTTGAACCAGTGGAAGGCTGGACACTCAAGGATTTGGACTTTTTTATTGGGACAGGTCTGCAAGTCATGGCTACCAGAATGGAAGAAGCTCTTAAGGACTACTGTAAAATCACTCAACAATAA
- the LOC107407763 gene encoding uncharacterized protein LOC107407763 isoform X1, which yields MDREAHLRKKFANAKSQRVKTDESLTPALEDETVEHLLAEPKNENVSVDGVLYFGEQNAGKCLGIEDFSCEFEYGLNPYRGGLHSSTAREEEDDFALGVLDGLLDEVDEVEDLHATDGLASPCEDFLLDIDFAGKVSVLAPGLCQGSHSRNPSSESQSPGLSGSSNSAIGISDSSTVTVQDFEYKNDSLNKTEKHGLQAAVRRKKRCRTPLQGTCLDSQDFKEFDDDENPLLSDLLLSNQKGKSSIEACKVGSFLREKRLRKPTQRYIEEFSNKKSKYLKGRGKFSSGDAVTANDKGLKMRSHGDLHNVRPKTLSAVSEEELLSGTKIQEVPLVRGKRGRPKKHVSVPQIEPDEEHFTSESEDDSVTKRRCKSHDRRKHQRMWTLTEVMNLVDGISEYGVGRWTDIKRLLFAASAYRTPIDLRDKWRNLLRASCAHKLKKKEMEERQGHAVRPLPKSLLRRVRELAKIHPYPRERGVKSIGEDDPSTLPTSSKGAPLSVGRKNNVRRKNCT from the exons ATGGATCGAGAAGCTCATTTGCGTAAGAAATTTGCTAATGCGAAATCTCAAAGG GTAAAGACAGATGAGTCTTTAACTCCTGCTTTAGAAGATGAAACAGTTGAGCATTTACTTGCAGAACCTAAAAATGAGAATGTTTCAGTAGATGGTGTCTTGTATTTTGGCGAGCAGAATGCAGGAAAATGCTTGGGAATTGAAGATTTTTCATGTGAATTCGAGTATGGGCTTAATCCATATAGAG GCGGGTTGCATTCTAGTACTGCTcgggaagaagaagatgacttTGCACTTGGA GTTCTTGATGGATTGCTGGATGAAGTCGATGAAGTGGAGGATCTTCATGCAACAGATGGTCTTGCCAGCCCATGTGAAGATTTTCTTCTGG ATATTGACTTTGCTGGAAAAGTTTCGGTATTGGCTCCTGGTCTTTGTCAAGGATCACATTCAAGAAACCCAAGTTCTGAGAGTCAGTCTCCAGGATTAAGTGGAAGCAGTAACAGTGCGATTGGAATATCAGATTCATCAACAGTGACTGTTCAAGATTTTGAGTATAAGAATGATTCTCTTAACAAGACAGAAAAGCATGGCTTACAGGCTGCTGTAAGACGCAAAAAAAGGTGTCGAACTCCACTTCAAGGGACTTGTCTAGATTCGCAAGATTTTAAAGAGTTCGATGATGATGAAAATCCTCTTCTGAGTGACTTATTATTATCCAATCAAAAGGGAAAGAGCTCTATTGAAGCTTGTAAAGTTGGTTCTTTTCTGAGAGAGAAAAGATTGCGTAAACCTACTCAGAGATACATTGAAGAATTTTCAAATAAGAAGTCAAAATATCTAAAAGGAAGAGGAAAGTTTTCTTCTGGTGATGCTGTTACTGCAAATGATAAAGGTCTGAAGATGAGATCCCATGGTGATCTTCATAATGTGAGGCCTAAAACATTGTCAGCAGTTTCTGAGGAGGAATTGCTTTCTGGAACTAAAATTCAGGAAGTGCCTTTGGTTCGGGGAAAGAGAGGACGTCCAAAGAAGCATGTATCAGTGCCA CAAATCGAGCCTGATGAAGAACATTTTACATCTGAGTCTGAAGATGATTCTGTGACAAAACGACGATGCAAAAGTCACGATCGAAGGAAGCATCAGCGGATGTGGACCCTTACTGAAGTGATGAATTTGGTTGATGGTATTTCTGAATATGGTGTCGGACGATGGACTGACATAAAAAGACTCCTTTTCGCTGCATCTGCATATCGTACACCCATAGATCTCAGG GATAAATGGAGAAATCTTTTGAGAGCTAGTTGTGCCCATAAACTGAAGAAGAAAGAG ATGGAAGAAAGGCAGGGTCATGCAGTGCGGCCATTGCCAAAGTCTCTTTTACGACGAGTTCGTGAGTTGGCCAAAATTCACCCATATCCAAGGGAGCGTGGCGTGAAGAGCATTGGTGAAGATGACCCATCCACACTTCCTACTTCCAGTAAAGGTGCTCCGCTGAGTGTCGGCAGAAAGAATAATGTACGAAGAAAGAACTGTACTTGA
- the LOC107407763 gene encoding uncharacterized protein LOC107407763 isoform X2: protein MVSCILASRMQENAWELKIFHVNSSMGLIHIEVLDGLLDEVDEVEDLHATDGLASPCEDFLLDIDFAGKVSVLAPGLCQGSHSRNPSSESQSPGLSGSSNSAIGISDSSTVTVQDFEYKNDSLNKTEKHGLQAAVRRKKRCRTPLQGTCLDSQDFKEFDDDENPLLSDLLLSNQKGKSSIEACKVGSFLREKRLRKPTQRYIEEFSNKKSKYLKGRGKFSSGDAVTANDKGLKMRSHGDLHNVRPKTLSAVSEEELLSGTKIQEVPLVRGKRGRPKKHVSVPQIEPDEEHFTSESEDDSVTKRRCKSHDRRKHQRMWTLTEVMNLVDGISEYGVGRWTDIKRLLFAASAYRTPIDLRDKWRNLLRASCAHKLKKKEMEERQGHAVRPLPKSLLRRVRELAKIHPYPRERGVKSIGEDDPSTLPTSSKGAPLSVGRKNNVRRKNCT, encoded by the exons ATGGTGTCTTGTATTTTGGCGAGCAGAATGCAGGAAAATGCTTGGGAATTGAAGATTTTTCATGTGAATTCGAGTATGGGCTTAATCCATATAGAG GTTCTTGATGGATTGCTGGATGAAGTCGATGAAGTGGAGGATCTTCATGCAACAGATGGTCTTGCCAGCCCATGTGAAGATTTTCTTCTGG ATATTGACTTTGCTGGAAAAGTTTCGGTATTGGCTCCTGGTCTTTGTCAAGGATCACATTCAAGAAACCCAAGTTCTGAGAGTCAGTCTCCAGGATTAAGTGGAAGCAGTAACAGTGCGATTGGAATATCAGATTCATCAACAGTGACTGTTCAAGATTTTGAGTATAAGAATGATTCTCTTAACAAGACAGAAAAGCATGGCTTACAGGCTGCTGTAAGACGCAAAAAAAGGTGTCGAACTCCACTTCAAGGGACTTGTCTAGATTCGCAAGATTTTAAAGAGTTCGATGATGATGAAAATCCTCTTCTGAGTGACTTATTATTATCCAATCAAAAGGGAAAGAGCTCTATTGAAGCTTGTAAAGTTGGTTCTTTTCTGAGAGAGAAAAGATTGCGTAAACCTACTCAGAGATACATTGAAGAATTTTCAAATAAGAAGTCAAAATATCTAAAAGGAAGAGGAAAGTTTTCTTCTGGTGATGCTGTTACTGCAAATGATAAAGGTCTGAAGATGAGATCCCATGGTGATCTTCATAATGTGAGGCCTAAAACATTGTCAGCAGTTTCTGAGGAGGAATTGCTTTCTGGAACTAAAATTCAGGAAGTGCCTTTGGTTCGGGGAAAGAGAGGACGTCCAAAGAAGCATGTATCAGTGCCA CAAATCGAGCCTGATGAAGAACATTTTACATCTGAGTCTGAAGATGATTCTGTGACAAAACGACGATGCAAAAGTCACGATCGAAGGAAGCATCAGCGGATGTGGACCCTTACTGAAGTGATGAATTTGGTTGATGGTATTTCTGAATATGGTGTCGGACGATGGACTGACATAAAAAGACTCCTTTTCGCTGCATCTGCATATCGTACACCCATAGATCTCAGG GATAAATGGAGAAATCTTTTGAGAGCTAGTTGTGCCCATAAACTGAAGAAGAAAGAG ATGGAAGAAAGGCAGGGTCATGCAGTGCGGCCATTGCCAAAGTCTCTTTTACGACGAGTTCGTGAGTTGGCCAAAATTCACCCATATCCAAGGGAGCGTGGCGTGAAGAGCATTGGTGAAGATGACCCATCCACACTTCCTACTTCCAGTAAAGGTGCTCCGCTGAGTGTCGGCAGAAAGAATAATGTACGAAGAAAGAACTGTACTTGA
- the LOC132800002 gene encoding uncharacterized protein LOC132800002: MNNLASLIPRFNGEDYDYWRHQMKVLLKSFKLWSIVEDGYEEPENEESLTRAESTSLKEKREKDSKALFQIYQTIEGPIFERIAKAETSKQAWEMIQSAYKGEEKVKNVRPQSLRAEFEKLEMKENESISDYFNKVTSIVNQMASNGEILEDQKVVEKVLQSLLEKFDFVVVAVEESKDLSTVSIEELFGILKSHEFRVNKRTLASTSRTSVDQALKSQVANTGGQNFSRANFRGCGRGDNNRGRGSPSREDSSVKNINQLENTP, encoded by the coding sequence ATGAACAATCTGGCTTCTCTTATTCCCCGCTTCAATGGAGAAGATTATGATTATTGGAGGCATCAGATGAAGGTACTGCTAAAATCATTTAAGTTATGGAGTATTGTTGAAGATGGATATGAAGAGCCAGAAAACGAAGAGAGTCTAACTAGAGCAGAAAGCACTTcgttgaaagaaaaaagagagaaagacagCAAGGCTCTCTTTCAGATTTATCAAACCATTGAAGGACCAATATTTGAAAGAATTGCAAAAGCAGAAACATCCAAGCAAGCCTGGGAGATGATCCAATCAGCAtataaaggagaagaaaagGTGAAAAATGTACGTCCGCAATCTTTAAGAgcagaatttgaaaaattagaaaTGAAGGAGAATGAAAGCATTTCAGACTATTTCAATAAAGTTACTTCTATTGTGAATCAAATGGCTTCTAATGGAGAAATTTTAGAAGATCAAAAGGTTGTTGAAAAAGTTCTTCAAAGCCTTCtagaaaaatttgattttgttgtcgTTGCAGTAGAAGAATCAAAAGATTTATCTACTGTTTCAATAGAGGAGTtgtttggaattttaaaatCTCATGAATTTCGAGTAAATAAAAGAACTCTTGCTTCAACCAGTCGAACTTCTGTTGATCAAGCTCTTAAATCACAAGTTGCAAATACAGGAGGGCAAAATTTCTCACGAGCTAATTTTAGAGGATGTGGCAGAGGAGACAATAATagaggaagaggaagtccaAGTAGAGAAGATTCTTcagtaaaaaatataaatcaactaGAGAACACACCATAA
- the LOC107407111 gene encoding protein SMALL AUXIN UP-REGULATED RNA 51: protein MCPKHTHSSLIYTLSLFFLLPHLFFSLSLSLSKENSLNMKNMKGKFLKECINKWRNMGSRVTPCSGCEYCCHCQWAFWPSMHEDNSIPKDVPKGHLVVYVGEKSKRFVIKISLLNHPLFQALLDQAREEYDFNAHSKLCIPCDENLFLDVVRCASHPRG from the coding sequence ATGTGCCCCAAACACACCCATTCCTCACTTATATATACCCTTTCACTTTTCTTCTTACTGCCCCAtctcttcttttctctctctctctctttgtctaAAGAAAATTCCctaaacatgaaaaatatgaaGGGGAAGTTTCTAAAGGAATGCATTAACAAATGGCGGAACATGGGCAGTAGAGTCACACCCTGTTCAGGCTGCGAGTACTGCTGCCATTGTCAATGGGCTTTCTGGCCCTCCATGCACGAAGACAATTCCATTCCAAAAGATGTCCCAAAGGGTCACTTAGTTGTGTATGTGGGTGAGAAATCCAAGAGGTTTGTGATCAAGATCAGCTTACTCAATCACCCACTTTTTCAGGCGCTGCTGGACCAAGCTCGAGAAGAATACGATTTCAATGCCCACTCTAAACTCTGTATTCCATGCGATGAGAACCTTTTCCTCGATGTTGTTCGCTGTGCAAGCCATCCTAGAGGGTAG
- the LOC107407123 gene encoding uncharacterized protein LOC107407123, which yields MSEHHPRLSNLRSTTQILREATTTFTANLATFLFLSLLILSFRTVVENGTHLVTSFIDRDPSLKALLSRLDLAGNRLRSPDSPSPATPRRHHHHHHRRRPFLHLTRVGTLDDDFFSGDDDDDRSLFGSNRKAPVNASVIVFSQYGLKLGSSDPVVDNGIRVSEVIRYGVTFKVDDRDSENDQEEDNRISSGLDNAGGGGEELDRIVDLQFFIKGLELGRRDAAALFFLVSFLSAAYGWVILGFLVTYSWVLGIVFTTTVNDLIGRFSSFVGLIWDGSRLGLKRLSGFILMRWAVRDALTQVLGLWYFGEIEDQYSFFKLFVRLKLMPFSVMSPWIRGFEKEISGFLFTWFLLDTLVAFIFAVDAWVAIVDSRKSGREIVKEGYYLISTMLNQAVQIKCLEAVFCGSFVRWVLARVCGRSFAKVFQSTMEVYFMVAWLIFYFSARCKDANSQRRSFGRRELEGLIEGHR from the coding sequence ATGAGCGAGCACCATCCACGGCTGAGCAATCTACGGAGTACGACGCAGATTCTGAGGGAAGCCACCACAACCTTCACGGCCAACTTAGCCACCTTCCTCTTCCTCTCCCTCCTCATTCTCTCCTTCCGTACTGTCGTCGAGAATGGGACCCACCTCGTCACCTCCTTCATCGATCGCGATCCTTCTCTCAAGGCCCTTCTTTCCCGCCTCGACCTCGCCGGCAACCGTCTTCGCTCCCCCGATTCACCTTCACCTGCTACCCCccgccgccaccaccaccaccaccaccgtcgCCGCCCATTTCTTCATCTGACCCGTGTTGGGACCCTCGACGATGATTTCTTCTCCGGCGACGATGATGACGATCGTAGCCTATTCGGTTCCAACCGCAAGGCACCAGTCAATGCCAGCGTCATCGTTTTCTCCCAATACGGTCTCAAGCTGGGGTCCTCCGATCCAGTTGTGGATAATGGTATTAGGGTTTCGGAGGTCATACGCTACGGGGTCACTTTCAAAGTTGACGATAGGGACAGCGAAAACGATCAAGAGGAAGATAATAGAATCTCCTCCGGATTGGATAAcgctggtggtggtggtgaggaATTGGATCGGATTGTGGATTTGCAATTCTTCATAAAGGGCTTGGAGCTGGGCCGTCGGGACGCGGCGGCGCTGTTCTTCCTGGTGAGCTTCTTATCGGCAGCTTATGGGTGGGTGATTCTAGGGTTTCTGGTTACATACTCATGGGTTTTGGGCATTGTTTTTACCACCACTGTTAATGATCTAATAGGGAGGTTTAGTTCATTCGTGGGTCTGATCTGGGATGGGTCTAGGTTAGGACTCAAGAGGCTCTCTGGATTCATTCTCATGAGGTGGGCCGTGAGAGATGCGCTGACTCAGGTTCTTGGGTTGTGGTATTTCGGCGAAATAGAAGACCAGTATTCGTTTTTCAAGCTGTTTGTGAGGTTGAAACTGATGCCATTCTCGGTTATGTCTCCATGGATTCGAGGTTTTGAAAAGGAGATTTCTGGGTTTCTGTTTACGTGGTTCTTATTGGATACTTTGGTGGCTTTCATTTTCGCTGTGGATGCTTGGGTTGCTATTGTGGATTCCAGGAAGAGTGGGAGAGAAATTGTGAAGGAAGGTTATTATTTGATATCGACGATGTTGAACCAGGCTGTCCAGATAAAATGTTTGGAAGCTGTATTTTGTGGGTCGTTTGTTAGGTGGGTTTTAGCTCGGGTTTGCGGCAGATCTTTTGCCAAGGTTTTTCAGTCGACCATGGAGGTTTACTTTATGGTTGCTTGGTTGATATTTTACTTTTCGGCAAGATGTAAAGATGCTAATTCACAACGAAGAAGTTTCGGTCGGAGAGAATTGGAGGGTTTGATTGAAGGCCATAGATGA